One Ezakiella massiliensis genomic window, TCAGCGTAAATGCCTACTGCCCATAATGCTTGAACAGCATCTTCAAGTTCTAGGATATCAATACCTGCGATTGAACCATCTACGATTTCTTTTTCAGGCATTTTTACTTCTTCTTTTGGTCCAGCTGCTTTTGTGGATTCAGCTTTCAAGCCATCTAAGATCTTATCTAAGCCAGCTTTTTCAGCCTTAGCATATTCTGATTTTTTGATTTGATCGATTCCACCGCGAGCTGTTCTAATTGCATATTCAAGTGCGTTTGCAACTACTGGATATCCACTAGCACGGCTAACGATAAAGATATGTCTATCGTATCCTCTGCCAATACCAGGACCATATCCATAACCCATGGCTTCAAATCCGCCACCTGTTTGGAAACTTGAGAACATCTTCATCAAGATATTTCCTGTAAGTGTATCTGTAACCATAACATCAGGTACGCCTTGTAAGAGGTCATTACCTCTCATTACACAGCCACCATCTGCACGGTTTGATTCTGCAAAATGAAGTGTGTAGCCATTAGATGAAAGTTCTTTTAAAGCTCTTTCAACTTGTCTAGCACCGTCAACATTTAGAATACCAATTGTTGGTTCATCCTTGCCCATTGCCTTTGCAGTAATAACACCAGCAATAGCATTTAAAACCATAGCTTCAACCCTGTGTGGTGAAGAAGTTCCTGTAGTTGTAGCAATAGTCATTTCTTCTCCAAAAGCTGGAGTGATAACTCTACCTACAGTACTTACACCGATTGGGAAATTGTAGTGCATGGTAACAAAAGCTGAAACTTCTCCGCTATCAAGCAGTTCTTCCATCTTTTTGTAACCTTCATCTTCACTTGCAACATTGTATTGAACAAGATCAGTTTCTGCCTTATCACCAACAGTGATAATTACAACTTCTGATGATGGGTCAGCTGCTTGAGCTTTTTCTGCTCCCTTAACTAGGTTTTCGACTCCATGTTCACTGCCAAATGCTGTTAAACCGACTCTAACTTTTTTCCCAAAGCTACCTGATTCGATTCCATCAGCAATGTCCATAAAGACGTCACCAATCATCTTTTTAATATTTTGTTCTGACATCAAATCACCCCTAT contains:
- the grdD gene encoding glycine/sarcosine/betaine reductase complex component C subunit alpha, with amino-acid sequence MSEQNIKKMIGDVFMDIADGIESGSFGKKVRVGLTAFGSEHGVENLVKGAEKAQAADPSSEVVIITVGDKAETDLVQYNVASEDEGYKKMEELLDSGEVSAFVTMHYNFPIGVSTVGRVITPAFGEEMTIATTTGTSSPHRVEAMVLNAIAGVITAKAMGKDEPTIGILNVDGARQVERALKELSSNGYTLHFAESNRADGGCVMRGNDLLQGVPDVMVTDTLTGNILMKMFSSFQTGGGFEAMGYGYGPGIGRGYDRHIFIVSRASGYPVVANALEYAIRTARGGIDQIKKSEYAKAEKAGLDKILDGLKAESTKAAGPKEEVKMPEKEIVDGSIAGIDILELEDAVQALWAVGIYAESGMGCTGPIVMVNEAKLEAAHKELEKAGYVTGDANC